The following proteins are encoded in a genomic region of Streptococcus cristatus AS 1.3089:
- a CDS encoding NAD kinase, translating into MKNTGKKIAIIRNRKRQSEEVFQALMQKLRKAGFILTPKNPDIVISVGGDGMLLSAFHKYEDQLDKVRFVGVHTGHLGFYTDYRDFEIDKLVENLKLDTGAKVSYPILNVKLTFENGETRTIRALNEATIKRSDRTMVVDVVINNVHFERFRGDGISVSTPTGSTAYNKSLGGAVLHPTIEALQVTEIASLNNRVYRTLGSSVIVPKKDKIELLPTRNDYYTIAVDNQTFSYKNIVRIEYQIDNHKINFVASPSHTSFWNRVRDSFIEECQE; encoded by the coding sequence ATGAAGAATACAGGTAAAAAAATTGCGATTATCCGCAATCGCAAAAGGCAGAGTGAGGAAGTATTTCAAGCTCTGATGCAAAAATTGCGGAAAGCAGGCTTTATCCTGACACCCAAAAATCCAGATATCGTGATTTCTGTTGGTGGTGATGGGATGCTGCTATCAGCCTTCCACAAGTATGAAGATCAGCTGGATAAGGTTCGCTTTGTCGGTGTTCATACGGGACATTTGGGTTTTTATACGGACTATCGAGACTTTGAAATCGACAAATTAGTGGAAAATCTGAAATTGGACACAGGTGCTAAGGTCTCTTATCCGATTTTGAATGTCAAGCTGACTTTTGAAAATGGTGAAACGCGAACTATTCGAGCGCTTAATGAAGCAACCATTAAACGCTCCGATAGAACAATGGTTGTTGATGTGGTCATCAATAATGTTCATTTTGAGCGTTTCAGAGGCGATGGGATTTCTGTCTCAACGCCGACTGGTAGTACGGCCTACAATAAATCTTTAGGAGGAGCAGTCCTACACCCAACGATTGAAGCCTTGCAAGTGACAGAGATTGCTAGTCTCAACAATCGTGTGTATCGTACCTTGGGTTCCTCAGTTATTGTTCCTAAAAAAGATAAGATTGAACTGCTGCCGACACGTAATGATTACTATACCATAGCGGTCGATAATCAAACGTTTTCTTATAAAAATATTGTCCGTATCGAGTACCAAATCGATAATCATAAGATTAACTTTGTAGCTTCGCCTAGCCATACCAGCTTTTGGAATCGCGTGAGAGACTCCTTTATCGAGGAGTGCCAAGAATGA
- a CDS encoding GTP pyrophosphokinase, with product MTIDWEDFLDPYIQAVGELKIKLRGIRKQYRKQQRHSPIEFVTGRVKHIESIKEKMELRGITEENLAQEMQDIAGLRVMVQFVDDVDEVLEVLRNRTDMRIVQERDYIQKQKASGYRSYHAIVEYQVDTINGNKVILAEIQIRTLSMNFWATIEHSLNYKYKGEFPEEIKKRLEITANLAYQLDEEMGAIRDAIQEAQALFDPLHRKLNDGVGNSDDTDEEYR from the coding sequence ATGACAATAGATTGGGAAGATTTTCTGGATCCATATATTCAGGCAGTTGGTGAGTTGAAAATCAAGCTTCGCGGTATTCGCAAACAGTATCGCAAACAGCAACGCCATTCACCAATTGAGTTTGTAACTGGTCGCGTAAAGCATATTGAAAGCATCAAGGAGAAAATGGAGCTTCGAGGGATTACTGAGGAAAACTTAGCCCAAGAGATGCAGGATATTGCTGGTTTGCGTGTTATGGTTCAATTTGTAGACGATGTGGATGAAGTTTTGGAAGTTTTGCGAAATCGGACAGATATGCGTATCGTCCAGGAGCGTGATTACATACAAAAACAAAAAGCCAGCGGTTACCGTAGCTACCATGCCATCGTTGAATATCAGGTAGATACGATTAACGGAAACAAAGTTATCTTAGCAGAAATTCAGATTCGTACCTTGTCCATGAACTTTTGGGCAACGATTGAGCACTCTTTAAACTATAAGTATAAAGGAGAATTTCCGGAGGAGATCAAGAAACGCTTGGAGATAACGGCCAATCTGGCCTACCAGCTAGACGAAGAGATGGGAGCCATTCGTGATGCCATCCAAGAAGCACAAGCACTCTTTGATCCTCTGCACCGCAAGTTAAATGATGGTGTTGGAAATAGTGACGATACAGATGAAGAATACAGGTAA
- a CDS encoding CYTH domain-containing protein → MNHLEIEYKTMLTEDEHKRLLTFFDHVQPIFQVNYYIDSADFALREARMALRVRTTPEDAEFTLKIPQKLGNFEYNQALSKDEFKKITEKLQFPQGEILDKLQEKKIPVDKLTILGTLENIRYEKQDTLGLFALDESRYFGKKDFELELEINNIEEGEQKFKDFLNEKQIQYKPGKSKIARFSENL, encoded by the coding sequence ATGAACCATTTAGAAATAGAATACAAAACAATGCTAACAGAAGACGAACATAAACGACTTCTGACCTTCTTTGATCATGTCCAGCCAATTTTCCAAGTCAACTATTATATTGATTCGGCTGACTTTGCTCTCCGTGAAGCTCGTATGGCTCTGCGAGTCCGAACCACTCCTGAGGATGCAGAGTTTACTCTAAAAATTCCTCAAAAACTTGGAAATTTCGAGTATAACCAAGCCTTGTCCAAAGATGAATTTAAGAAAATTACAGAAAAATTGCAATTCCCTCAGGGAGAAATCCTAGACAAACTTCAAGAGAAAAAAATCCCAGTTGACAAACTGACAATCCTCGGAACCCTTGAAAATATTCGCTACGAAAAACAAGATACACTCGGTCTTTTTGCCTTGGACGAAAGCCGTTACTTTGGTAAAAAAGATTTCGAACTAGAATTAGAAATCAATAATATCGAAGAAGGGGAACAGAAATTCAAAGACTTTTTAAATGAAAAGCAAATCCAATACAAGCCTGGTAAAAGTAAGATTGCTAGATTTTCCGAAAACTTGTAA
- a CDS encoding ribose-phosphate diphosphokinase gives MKLFSLNSNHSIAEKIAEAAGLPLGKLSSRQFSDGEIQINIEESVRGYDIYIIQSTSFPVNNHLMELLIMVDACKRASANTVTVVMPYFGYARQDRTAAPREPITAKLVANMLVGAGVDRVISLDLHAVQVQGFFDIPVDNLFTIPLFAEHYCNMGLTGEDVVVVSPKNSGVKRARSLAEYLDAPIAIIDYGEDEAGRSEGYIIGDVEGRKAILIDDILNTGRTFSEAAKIVEREGAVEIYAVSSHGLFADKAAELLDNVPIREILVTDSVDTKEKTPKNVHYITASELIGDAIVRIQERRPVSPLFAFQKK, from the coding sequence ATGAAGCTTTTCTCCCTCAATTCCAATCACTCAATCGCTGAGAAGATTGCTGAAGCTGCTGGTCTACCGTTAGGCAAGCTCTCTTCCCGTCAATTTTCTGATGGCGAGATTCAGATTAACATTGAGGAGAGTGTCCGTGGCTACGATATTTACATCATTCAATCCACCAGCTTTCCGGTCAATAATCACTTGATGGAGTTATTGATTATGGTCGATGCTTGTAAACGAGCAAGTGCCAATACCGTGACCGTTGTCATGCCCTATTTCGGTTATGCCCGCCAAGATCGGACGGCTGCTCCTCGCGAGCCAATCACTGCAAAACTCGTTGCCAATATGCTGGTTGGAGCTGGCGTAGACAGAGTTATCTCACTTGACCTTCACGCCGTCCAAGTACAAGGCTTCTTTGATATCCCAGTCGATAACCTCTTCACAATTCCGTTGTTTGCTGAACATTATTGCAACATGGGCTTAACTGGTGAGGATGTCGTCGTTGTCAGTCCGAAAAATTCTGGCGTCAAGCGCGCTCGTAGTTTGGCAGAATATCTTGATGCTCCAATCGCTATCATCGACTATGGTGAAGATGAAGCAGGACGCTCTGAAGGCTATATCATCGGTGATGTTGAAGGCAGAAAAGCGATTTTGATTGACGATATCTTAAATACTGGACGTACTTTCTCAGAAGCTGCTAAAATCGTCGAACGCGAAGGAGCTGTCGAAATCTATGCCGTATCTAGTCATGGCTTATTTGCAGATAAGGCTGCAGAATTGCTAGACAATGTCCCTATCCGAGAAATCTTGGTGACTGACTCTGTTGATACGAAAGAAAAGACTCCGAAGAATGTTCACTACATCACAGCCAGCGAGTTGATTGGCGATGCTATCGTGCGTATCCAAGAAAGAAGACCAGTCAGCCCACTATTTGCTTTTCAAAAGAAATAA
- a CDS encoding cysteine desulfurase family protein, with amino-acid sequence MIYLDNAATTALSPAAIESMTQAMTIFGNPSSTHSHGREANKLLRQAREDIAKVLHTQSKNVLFTSGGTESNNTAIKGYALRHQDQGKHIITTAIEHHAVLEPVEYLVEHFGFESTIIQPVDGQIRTEDIKNALRPDTILVSVMAVNNETGYILPIQEIGELLKDHPAAFHVDAVQAVGKLPIYPEGWGINFLSASAHKFHGPKGVGFLYADQMDFDNFMHGGDQENKHRAGTENLVSIVGMATALSESVAHLEENLAHAQQLKDTLLDNLTDIDYYLNESQPSLPYVVNIGFPNQKNDLILLQMDLNGFSISTGSACTAGAVQPSHVLQALYGRDSERLKESIRISVSDQTSIQEIKLFSQKLKEILGG; translated from the coding sequence GTGATTTATTTAGATAATGCTGCTACGACTGCCTTGTCGCCTGCCGCAATTGAGTCCATGACTCAGGCAATGACAATCTTCGGAAATCCATCCAGTACCCACAGCCACGGTCGAGAAGCCAATAAGCTGCTTAGGCAGGCTCGCGAAGATATTGCCAAGGTTCTACACACACAGAGTAAAAATGTTCTCTTCACCTCAGGAGGAACTGAAAGCAATAACACTGCCATTAAGGGCTATGCCCTGCGGCATCAAGATCAAGGCAAACATATTATTACTACTGCCATTGAACACCATGCGGTTTTAGAACCTGTTGAATACTTGGTAGAGCACTTTGGCTTTGAATCCACTATTATTCAGCCAGTGGATGGGCAAATCCGAACTGAAGATATCAAGAATGCCCTCAGACCGGATACTATCCTCGTCTCAGTCATGGCTGTCAATAATGAAACAGGCTACATTTTGCCGATTCAAGAAATTGGTGAATTGCTAAAAGATCATCCTGCTGCTTTTCATGTCGATGCAGTCCAAGCTGTCGGCAAGCTCCCTATCTATCCTGAAGGATGGGGAATCAATTTCTTGAGTGCCTCAGCCCACAAATTCCACGGCCCAAAAGGAGTCGGATTTCTCTATGCTGACCAGATGGATTTTGATAATTTCATGCATGGCGGCGATCAAGAAAATAAGCATCGAGCAGGTACAGAAAACCTCGTTTCGATTGTTGGGATGGCAACTGCCCTTTCTGAAAGTGTTGCCCATTTAGAGGAAAATCTGGCGCATGCCCAGCAGTTAAAAGATACTTTACTGGACAACCTAACGGATATAGACTACTACCTAAACGAAAGTCAGCCTAGCCTGCCTTATGTTGTCAATATTGGATTTCCAAACCAAAAGAATGATCTTATCTTGCTTCAAATGGACCTTAATGGCTTTTCAATCTCGACTGGCTCTGCTTGTACAGCAGGAGCTGTTCAGCCCAGCCATGTCCTTCAAGCCCTCTATGGGCGAGATTCTGAACGCCTAAAAGAATCCATTCGTATCAGTGTGTCAGACCAAACTAGCATCCAAGAAATCAAACTCTTCAGCCAAAAACTAAAAGAAATACTAGGAGGATAA
- a CDS encoding DUF1831 domain-containing protein codes for MAFQTSVSLANCNFTYSLHPNVKKFALRDNTFVETKVGNYELSRLLEEVPNSGDGFLLKIIINKDLNGAKINITDKSGLRLVNIFKSEKHDIIQQKFYFLMDSLVERDIFEKTPQ; via the coding sequence ATGGCTTTTCAAACATCTGTTAGCTTAGCAAACTGCAACTTCACCTATTCGCTCCATCCAAACGTTAAAAAATTTGCCTTGCGGGACAACACATTCGTTGAAACAAAAGTTGGAAATTACGAGCTTTCTCGCTTACTAGAGGAGGTGCCCAACAGTGGCGATGGATTCTTGCTTAAGATTATCATCAATAAGGATTTAAACGGAGCAAAAATCAATATTACCGACAAATCTGGTTTAAGACTGGTTAATATCTTCAAATCAGAAAAACATGATATCATTCAGCAAAAATTCTATTTCCTGATGGATAGTTTAGTTGAAAGAGACATTTTTGAAAAAACACCCCAATAA
- a CDS encoding redox-sensing transcriptional repressor Rex yields the protein MKTEKSNSIPRATAKRLSLYYRIFKRFNSENIEKANSKQIAEAIGIDSATVRRDFSYFGELGRRGFGYDVKKLMNFFANLLNDNSITNVMIVGVGNMGRALLHYRFHERNKMKIVMAFDTDDYSDVGTTTNDGIPIYGISQIKEKVQEGNVKTAILTVPSVKAQEVASILVDAGIKGILCFSPVHLSVPKDVVVQYVDLTSELQTLLYFMRKDDE from the coding sequence GTGAAAACTGAAAAAAGCAATTCTATTCCCCGTGCTACTGCTAAGCGGCTCTCGCTCTACTATCGAATTTTCAAACGATTTAACTCTGAGAATATCGAAAAAGCCAATTCAAAACAAATCGCAGAGGCGATTGGAATCGACTCTGCTACTGTTCGGCGTGATTTTTCTTACTTCGGTGAGTTGGGGCGCAGAGGTTTTGGCTACGATGTCAAGAAACTCATGAATTTCTTTGCCAATCTTCTCAACGATAACTCGATTACAAATGTCATGATTGTTGGTGTCGGAAATATGGGACGTGCTCTTTTACACTACCGTTTTCACGAACGCAATAAAATGAAAATCGTGATGGCCTTTGATACAGATGATTATTCTGATGTCGGAACCACCACAAATGATGGAATTCCTATTTACGGAATTTCTCAAATTAAAGAAAAAGTCCAAGAAGGAAATGTAAAGACTGCCATTCTGACAGTACCAAGTGTTAAGGCGCAAGAAGTCGCATCCATCTTGGTAGATGCTGGTATCAAAGGAATTCTCTGCTTCTCTCCTGTGCACTTGTCTGTCCCTAAAGATGTTGTTGTGCAGTACGTAGACCTAACCAGCGAACTCCAAACCTTGCTCTATTTCATGAGAAAAGATGATGAGTAA
- a CDS encoding gamma-glutamyl-gamma-aminobutyrate hydrolase family protein, with translation MKKPIIGITGNQRDIPNDQFIHISYTATGFIEGIKQVGGIPIILPIGDEELAESYITMIDKLILTGGQNVNPHFYGEEQTIVSDDYLLQRDLFELALIREARKQNKPIFGVCRGTQLYNVAMGGTLHQDIENHWQDSTAQYTTQTMVTKNGSILHELYGSTCQINSFHHQSIKDLARNLEVIAYDPSDKVIEAVTSTDGSPFLGVQWHPEYLFPTRPGDLALFDYVVHKL, from the coding sequence ATGAAAAAACCGATTATCGGTATAACAGGAAACCAAAGGGACATCCCAAATGACCAATTCATTCATATAAGTTATACTGCAACTGGCTTTATTGAGGGAATCAAACAAGTCGGAGGCATTCCAATTATCTTGCCCATTGGTGATGAGGAATTAGCCGAGTCTTATATTACTATGATTGACAAACTGATTTTGACTGGTGGGCAAAATGTCAACCCTCATTTCTACGGCGAAGAGCAGACTATCGTAAGTGACGATTATCTGCTTCAAAGGGATCTCTTTGAACTGGCTCTCATCCGAGAAGCGCGAAAGCAAAACAAGCCTATTTTTGGCGTCTGTCGCGGTACCCAGCTTTACAATGTCGCCATGGGTGGCACACTTCACCAAGACATTGAAAATCACTGGCAAGATAGCACCGCTCAATATACCACACAGACTATGGTCACTAAAAACGGCTCCATCCTCCATGAATTATACGGTTCTACTTGCCAAATTAACTCATTCCATCACCAAAGTATCAAAGATTTAGCAAGAAATTTGGAAGTTATTGCCTACGATCCTAGTGACAAGGTCATTGAGGCGGTTACCTCGACTGATGGGAGTCCCTTCCTCGGTGTTCAGTGGCATCCAGAATACCTCTTCCCTACAAGACCAGGGGATTTAGCCTTGTTTGATTATGTGGTTCATAAACTTTAG
- the radC gene encoding RadC family protein codes for MYRISLQDDISMMPRERLIREGADKLSNQELLSIFLRTGSKKETVFQVSQKILSSISSLNDLKYLTLQELQTISGIGPVKAVELQAIIELGCRINKAEVLEREQILGSQKLARKMQVELGDKKQECLVAIYLNSQNQIIHQQTIFVGTVTRSIAEPREILHYALKHLATAIILVHNHPSGVTLPSKNDDEVTKHMKEACELMGLVLLDHLIVSKHDYYSYREKTDLI; via the coding sequence ATGTATCGTATTTCATTGCAGGATGACATAAGCATGATGCCGCGTGAACGGCTGATAAGAGAAGGAGCGGATAAACTCAGTAATCAGGAATTATTATCTATATTTTTGCGAACAGGCAGCAAAAAAGAAACTGTCTTTCAAGTTTCTCAAAAGATTTTATCATCGATTTCTAGTTTGAATGATTTGAAATATCTGACTTTGCAAGAATTGCAGACAATTTCGGGAATTGGGCCTGTGAAGGCTGTTGAGTTACAGGCTATTATTGAGCTTGGCTGCCGTATCAATAAGGCGGAAGTGCTGGAGAGGGAGCAAATTCTTGGAAGTCAAAAACTGGCTCGTAAAATGCAGGTAGAATTGGGAGATAAAAAGCAGGAGTGTTTAGTCGCTATTTATCTCAACAGTCAAAACCAGATTATCCATCAGCAGACAATCTTTGTAGGCACGGTAACTAGAAGCATTGCTGAACCGCGCGAAATTTTGCATTATGCGCTTAAACACTTGGCGACCGCTATTATACTTGTGCATAATCATCCTTCTGGAGTAACACTGCCAAGTAAGAATGACGACGAAGTCACCAAACATATGAAAGAGGCCTGTGAGCTAATGGGCTTGGTTCTTTTAGATCATTTAATCGTCTCAAAACATGATTATTATAGCTATCGTGAAAAAACGGATTTGATCTAA